In the genome of Lysobacter sp. BMK333-48F3, the window GCGTCGAGCCCGACCTCCAGGTCGGCCAGCTCGCGGTTGATGAAGATGCGGATCGCCTGGAAGCTGCGCGTGGCCGGGTGGATCTTCTGCTCGCCGCGCGGCATCACCGAGGCGATCAGATCGGCCAGTTGGGCGGTGCGCAGCAGCGGCTGGGCGTCGCGGCGGGCGACGATGGTGCGGGCGATCTTGCGGCTCTGGCGTTCTTCGCCGTAGGTCCACAGCACGTCGGCGATCTCTTTCTCGGTCGCGCTCGCCAGCCATTGGGCCGCGCTCTGGCCGCTGTCCGGGTCCATGCGCATGTCCAGCGGGCCGTCCTTGCCGAAGCTGAAGCCGCGCTCGGCGACGTCCAGCTGCGGCGACGACACGCCCAGGTCCAGCAGCACGCCGTCCAGGCCGGCGGCGGTCGCGTCCCAGTGGCCCAGCTCGGCGAAGCTGCCGCGGTAGATGGACACGCGCGCATCGCCGCCGAACTCGCGTTCGGCCACGGCGATCGCTTCCGGGTCCTTGTCCATCACCAGCAGCCGGCCTCCGGCGTCCAATTGGTCGAGCACGCCGCGGGCATGCCCGCCGCGGCCGAACGTACCGTCCAGATAGGCTCCGTTCCCGTGCACCCGCAGGCCGTCCAGCACCTGCCGATACATCACGGGAAGGTGGCCGGACCGCGCGTGCGTGCGTTCCATGCCACCCCCCGTCATAGCTGCAAATCGAGCAGCTCGTCGCTCAGATCGTCGTCGGTGATCGTCTGACGGATCTGGGCGTGATGCGCTTGCTCGCTCCACAGCTCGAATTTGTCGCCCATGCCCAGCAACACGGCCTTCTTGTCGATGCCGACCGCGGAACGGTGGCTCGGCGGCACGGTGATGCGGCCGTTGCCGTCGAGTTCGACGAACGCGGCCGCACCGACCAGCTTGAGCTGCATGTTGCGGTTGACCTTCTTGGCCTTGGGCAGCTTGTTGACCTGGTCGCGGACGCGTTCCCAGATCGACAGCGGGTACAGATAGAGGGAACCGGCCTCGAACGGGTTGTAGGTGATGACCAGGCGGTTGCCGCATTCGCGCGCGACAAGATCTCGGTAGGCGGTGGGCACCGCCAGCCGGCCCTTGTCGTCGATCGTGATGGCGGTTTCGCCTTGGAACATTGCGCACCTATGCGGCTCCCGTCTCTACCGGACGGGTCACCTCAGTTCATCCGCCCGGCTGAGCGGCTGGCCTCGAAACCCCACAAAAACCCAGGATTTCCCTCGGATGTCCACATTAGCAGGGCGCACAGGGTTGTCAACAACTTTCCGGGACAAATTTCGCCTGTCGCATCAATGGCTTGCAGCGAACTTCAGAGTCTTATTCAAGAGTTATCCACTAACCTTTGTTTAGTCTCAGGTTTTGAGACTCTGAACGTCACAAAGTGACCCTCGCGCGATGTCCGTCACAGTTGTTAAGACCTTGTTGCGCAGCAGCAATCCCTGCCGATAGACGCAAAAGGTCGAAGTTCGATACCTGATCGGCGGCAGCTATCGGAACATCCGCGAGCGCACAGGCGGCCTGGAGCTGCCGCGCTGGGACACCCGACTGGAGGGGTCGCCCGCCGCGCGGGCCGCAGTTCCCGCCGAGCCCGCCTGCCCTCACCCCGGCCCTCTCCCGCAAGCGGGAGAGGGAGACAAGCCCGGGAA includes:
- the rsmH gene encoding 16S rRNA (cytosine(1402)-N(4))-methyltransferase RsmH; translation: MERTHARSGHLPVMYRQVLDGLRVHGNGAYLDGTFGRGGHARGVLDQLDAGGRLLVMDKDPEAIAVAEREFGGDARVSIYRGSFAELGHWDATAAGLDGVLLDLGVSSPQLDVAERGFSFGKDGPLDMRMDPDSGQSAAQWLASATEKEIADVLWTYGEERQSRKIARTIVARRDAQPLLRTAQLADLIASVMPRGEQKIHPATRSFQAIRIFINRELADLEVGLDAALARLKPGGRLAVISFHSLEDRIVKQFIARHSKAPPANRRMPVEVAFTPTLLAIDGAQKADEAELAANPRARSAVLRVAEKLAEQPGIENRGSGIGKGHAASGRSFSAHSLSRFPIPDSRFPATPTGGAR
- the mraZ gene encoding division/cell wall cluster transcriptional repressor MraZ, translated to MFQGETAITIDDKGRLAVPTAYRDLVARECGNRLVITYNPFEAGSLYLYPLSIWERVRDQVNKLPKAKKVNRNMQLKLVGAAAFVELDGNGRITVPPSHRSAVGIDKKAVLLGMGDKFELWSEQAHHAQIRQTITDDDLSDELLDLQL